The Brachyhypopomus gauderio isolate BG-103 chromosome 1, BGAUD_0.2, whole genome shotgun sequence genome includes the window GGCCATCGCTTAAGCACCAAACACAATGAACAATGTCCAGTCGTTTGTGAAATAAGAGAACGCAGTTGGCTGGTGGGGAGAATCCGACCCAGTTTCGTAAAACAGATAGAGCGTCTGAGAACGATGTCCAGCTGGCCTGTCCGCCTGTTGTTCATGATGGGTGCCATGCattcaaaaaaaaaagctcTCTTCCAGCCAACAGCTTGAACAAATGGTGCTGTGGCTGAAAAGAGCTCTCCGTTGGACGGCCTGCGTTCTTACTTTGTGTCAGACTCTTCCTCTGTGTCACAGTAACATTGTTTCTTCCTCAGTTCCACAGAGGAATTTTTACGGGATTACAGAGGCAGTTGTAGGTTCGGAACGAGCTGGGAGGTCACACCGCTACTCAGTTTTTTAAGTGTCAACAGTCGGCCCCATTGCAGTGTCTGGCATGTCTGGGTCTGATGGCGGTGCATGTCAGGCCTGGTCTTGTACACCCAGAGTGCAGGCGGAAGACCCCACTCTCATCCTGTTCTACTGAAGAAAGCAGTCACCCCCTAGTGGGGATGCTTTGAAAgtcaaatgaaacacacactgcaAGGGGTCACGTGTCTGGATGAACAAATATTTGTAAAATCTTTAATTGCAGGAGAGACTTTCTGACTGAATGGGTGACAGACTCCATAAATCAGCAATACTGTTCTCCAGAGGGTCATGGTCAGGACATGTATGTAGCAGGGTGTCCCTATACTCCATTTCTACTGTTATAGCAAAGCACTTCTATCAGAATCTTtgaataagagcgtctgctagtAGCACCAATGATGATGTATTTGCTAAGGTAATCTGAATAAAGATTAATGTCTCCATCTGGTGTGCTGGAGCCTAACTGCACCATTGTCCTCTAGTCTGGATTATAATAGGTTAAAGGAGCAATAATGGAACAGCTATTATACTGATAcctgggtcattccaggattttggtacatttcaggggtggtaacttctgaaaatttgatcttcaatttgatcattttaaatcatatatttataatctacaggttataaacgatcaaaaagtttgattcgtcaatctcagatatggaacaagttttttctttattagattggtgtgcagtaaattggtatgcagtaacagggttgcgactaacggttgcaaatttaggctaagttgtggtctaccccaggaacagatgctcactgtaaaatttagctatgtatacaagatcaaggacaaatatggttatataagtatataaagtaaattttgactctactcaatattagtcttacaatatgaggaacagggttgcattcactgagtgacacacacaacttggacaaacatatttggaaaaaaaccttgaaaattgttagagcacttaccatttttcttgccatgtgggcaggaaatgtccttgtgatgcaaattcctttgtgccagtacacaaatatttttaaccctttctctgccagataaaattccttatggtaacagggttgcgcgcatgttgtgggacacaacttaatagtgtaaaaactgtgacatgcaatacaatgtagaccaaataagttgttttcataagtaaaggagatgcatttcaacaatatacaagaggaagtaatttatttagagcttattttaattgttaaatttggcaaaggagttggtcacccaatgtgtgggacaagagaaaatggccattttttgaggtggttcaaaggtattcggtcttttgaataatatctaaggcacttatttttccaccaaattttacagtttgccttataacaagtacaatgtttaaaaaaatagtcatttagatattttggatatgtacatttgaaatttaagtggtgggacaggaaatgtaccaaaatcctggaatgacccaccTAGTGTCCAGGAGGCTTTAGAGATTCTTTATTAAATCTATTGTAAACATGGCTGCCTCCATGTAGGGTTCATTTGATTATGTTAAATTTTGATTATGTTACAATTTGTTATTagattttcattttctttttcaaaagtTTAGTTTCTTTAACTTTGTTGAAATGTACGTGAAGATTCATGTTTGGCATTATAAAGAATGATAAAAGAAATGTCTAAACAACTTTCTATACCCTGTAAACCTCTAAACTGTATAAACCTGACTGGACTACAATCCAAGATATATTACATGTGAATGTAAAAGCTCACTACAATCTAAGATATATTACACGTGAATGTAAAAGCTCACTACAATCCAAGATATATCACACGTGAATGTAAAAGCTCACTACAATCCAAGATGTATCACACGTGAATGTAAAAGCTCACTACAATCCAAGATATATCACACGGGAATGTAAAAGGTCACTACAATCCAAGATGTATCACACGTGAATGTAAAAGCTCACTACAATCCAAGATATATCACACGTGAATGTAAAAGCTCACTACAATCCAAGATGTATCACACGTGAATGTAAAAGCTTACTACAATCCAAGCTGTATCACATGTGAATGTAAAAGCTCACTACAATCCAAGATAtatcacacatgaatataaaaGCTCACTACAATCCAAGATGTATCACACGTGAATGTAAAAGTTCACTACAATCCAAGATGTATCACACGTGAATGTAAAAGTTCACTACATAGTCTACATTACATACATATATAGTCCATAAAATACAGAAATAGTtaaaagagataaaaaaaaacatttaatgtaCTGTAGTGAACaaaaaagagtaaaaaaaaaataaaatgacagattagcaaaataaaaaaaagatttgataagataagaataaataaaaaaataagaatCAAACAGTGAAAAGTGCAGTGCCACAGGATCTAACCTGAGCCAAAAGCCTGTTCAAATAAGGCCGTTTTTATTTTCGATTTAAAAACATCTAGCGGTGGGGCCCTTCTAAAATTCCCTGACAGCTGGTTGTTTTTAGAAACAGCATAGTAGCTAAATGCAGCCTCTTCATGCTTAGTTTTTATCTTATGTAGGACTAACTGATTATTTCCTAATTAGCTCCTTGAAGGGGTTCATTTTATCATTCGACCTTCTCTTACAAACTTGACTGCAGTTGATGAGTAAGTGCTTGTGTGACATCTGTCTGTGCCCCAGAGGAGGACTGTCTCTTTACACCTGCTGTCCTTTAAGAAACTGCCAATTATCACATTTACTGAGAGACACGAGAACGCTACAGCCACAAATGCCCAAGCTGAATGTGACAGAGCACAGTGAAGCACTTTGTCAGCACATCGCTTGGCATCGCCGTCAAGTGTCGCAATGTCAAAACAAAAACGGCTAATTGACTCGCTTTCATAGATCGGTACCAGCTCAGATTTTGCTGTCTTATGAGTGTCTCCGTGAGTGCGTGGCCAGGTGTCCGTGAGCCTAGCAGTAGATGGTGTGTGGAGCTCCTGAGGACACTAAGCCGATTACTGGTCCACTAGAGCCTATGGTGCCCCTGTAGTGGGGGGAGGAGATTTGGGGCTAAAATAACCCATAAGTCCTCCAAGACATGTTCACTGACTGGGCTGACAGCAGCCCTGGCCGCCATGATAATACTGTTTGTCTTTCCTGTCTCTTCAAGAGTTCACAACTGGGACCAGGGATGCTGGCTTTCTCACCAACTTTCCAGATGTTTCCCACCTTTGACGTTCGCGGCTGAGACCTCCACCAGACTCTGTGCGGAGGAACAGATGTGCGCATGTTCTCTGAAGCTTCGCCGTACTGTTTGAACGAGGTCAGTGGCGATGGTGTAACCTCACCGCCATAGTGCCCCGGGATCCCCAGCAACCTTAGAATGCCCGTGCATCAGATCTCCGTGGTACCTGCTATGAAGGAGAATGCAAACGACGGCCGGGCTTCCGGCAGAGCTAGAGACAAAAGCAAACAGAATGAGGTAAGCACATATACACAGTTCTTCAGAGCTTCTGCATACATATACTCATTTAGCATATCCCAGAGGGCTGAACCACAAGGAACTGAAATTTGAGAACCAAGAGGAACACAAgaaacacattatacacaccACCTGTCTATGTAAGCCTATATCCACATGTTGAAATAAATCAGTGTCACAATAGAAGTACGTTGACCTTCATCAAATGTGCCAACAAAGTTTTTCTGAAACTCTAAACAGGACAATAATCACTCTGAAAGTGTCCTAAAAAAACAGATCTTAAACTTAAACAAATCTTAAACTTAAGCAGATCTTAAACTGCTTTACCCTCTTGAGCTTCAGGTGCACTTTTCATGCACAGCTGTTGAAGGACCTTTGCCCAAAACGTCCATGAGTCTAGAGACTTAGTGGAAGTAGGAGCACAGCACATCTGTATCATTCCTCCtacaaataacaaacagaagagGGTCatctgtgtgtacatgtgtttgtgtgtgtgtttctgtgtacatgtgtatatgtgtgtttgtgtgtgtacatgtgtttatgtgtgtgtgtttctgtgtgtacatgtgtttatgtgtgtttgtgtgtgtacatgtgtttgtgtgtgtgtttctgtgtgtgtttctgtgtgtacatgtgtttatgtgtgtgttgtggttggtggGTGAATGGTGCTGATGGTAATGAAGTGTAATTTAGAAGTTCTTTTATGCAGTTAGTGTAAACAGTGTAATTAGCGTTCATGTGATACCCAGGCAATGGTTTACTAGCTTGTGTCTAGTAACTATTGCAGTTTACTCTTGACTGTAATTAGCGTAATTTGGATAATACAAGATAAATACAAGGCAGGCAATGAAGATAACACTTATAATATTACTGGAACTCTGTCATCATTTATCTTTCTATAGGTCTTACTGATGAAAAAGAAAGGTGTAAACAAAGCACATAGAGTTTCAAAATATGCTTCAGCATAAATTACATCTCGACTTCTGGACTTGACTAGTGTGGAAGGACCTGGACTGACATATCTTGCCCAGTCAAGGTTGTGTCAGTATTCTGCCAGTTCGTGTTTGTGCCATTCTTATTATGTGTGCTATTCAGTGcaacattttgtttctctttttcaCTTCTTAGCTAGCATAGCATAGCATCTCCTCATGTACTTGTGTTTTAGCTTGCGAGTCCTTTGTAGGATGTTAGTAGCTCAGTGGCAAACCAAAGCTGTTCTGGACAGCGTCTGAAGCAATTAAATATTTTCGTTAGTCGTTTCTTTACTTTAGTCATTTCAGGATTTGATATTTTGGTGAGCCAAGACTAGCCAAAGGTCCTGTTATTGAATAGCCTCCAGCTGAACATCTCGTCATCTCCATCTTCACGCAGTTCCTCCAGATCGATATATAGAACATGACCTTTATCCAGCTCAGCCGTCTGTGGTCAGGGCTGGATCATTAGAGGAGCTGTGAAGCCGAACAGGCATAACTGTGTTTCTGTTGCCGTGGTCACACGAGTTAATATGACTATCATCTCTGCAGCGAGTTTCTCCAGATCAGTGTTGCTATACGAGGCATTGTTCCCTGCTGCAAAAGATGTGTATGGCTGGCAATCAGCAATGGCTGACAAAGGTCAAAGCCATACTGGAGGATGGGAAAAACAAATAGGAGGGTATAGTGTTTTGTTGTCTTGCAGTGGTATCATTAAGGTCTGGATGCTCACATGCCATTAGGAAATGGGGTCTGAGAATGAAGGCGCCTTTTAAACAAGGTGTAACAAGGTAAAACAAGATTTAACAAGGTAAAGCAATACGTTTTCTACTATACTAATACTATTTCTCCTTCTCAGGGTCATTAATGCCTTCAAAGTTGATCTTGAATTTCAGCTTCTAATTCATGTGAATTTGGCCTGTTGCTCAATGTACTAATTGGTTCTGGGGCATGACATTTGAATGTGTCCTGCAAAAATACAATAAGAGAGTGAAATAATAAGATACACATTTTAATCAGTATTAATTTATATCCTTTTGGATTATTTGATGATGAATTCTGATGGTATTATCATGTATGTTAATGGGCATATAGACCAGACAAAAGAGGGAATTGTATTTGTTCAGTGCTTTATTTCATTGTTTATATGGAATAGTTCATAAATCTTAATTTTTAGGGGATTTCTGCTTGTCATAGTTGTCAGGGATTCATTTTTAATAAACTATTTATGTTTAGCGATAACTGGTTCGGAACacaaaaaaaagacattaaGAACTGATTGAAAAATAAATACCCTCTGACTGCTCAGTTGTGTTGGGCTGTCTGCCTTTGTGAGCTTCTGTGGCTGCTGTAACATGAAAGCCTTAATATCAACATTTTCATTGAATTTCCCATTGAGGTTGAATGATGAATTGATTCAAAAGTGTGAACAAAACCAATGATTTCCTCAATCTTTGACCAAAAACGGAGGAACTGGAAAAAGGAGCCGCATTACTCTCTAACAGCTTGGCATTGTGGGATTTCCACCAGTGTGATTAGCTCTCCTAAAATCAAGGCTCTCAAATCACATGCTCACTTACAGCTGGACCATGTACATAATGTTCACTAATAGTCTCGTCTGCATATTCCCATCCATAAAAGCAATCAACACGACTCTGTGCTCGGTTAATAATGAGAGCACATGCGGTATTTATGGACAATCTAATGCGTTTCCTTATCTCCATGTTGCTGTCTGTTGCCTCAGACCCAGAAAGAGACTTACAGATATGCAGGAGAATCCTATTTCACAGTATAATGTAGATGATTGTGGTTAACCAGGATAATGAATTAGTGATTGAAACATCCATCAAATATTCATGAAATGAACATGAATATTTGTTTTTCAGGACAACTGCTATGTCTGGCTAATAGGATTCTGGGACTATAACAGACCAACACTAAAATTTCTTTAGTTTGCAATATGAAATTCAGATATAATTTTATGGCTTTTTCTCAACATCCTCTTTTCTGCTTTGGTGAAGTCAGTAACTTGTGTTCCTTATTCCAAGGTCAAGACAGAAATATAAAAAGGTTCATATTAACTCAGGAAATCATAGACTAAATCACACCTTGTGGTTGAATCCCACCATGTTAGCCTAAACAATGCTAGGATAAACACACAGGGGAGGGCTTTTGCTCTGGGTTTAATGTTTTCGTGTAGGTTCACAGCTACCAGTTCTGTAATTTCATTGGTTAGGTTCACTACTCCTAGTTCTGGAATCTCTTTGTTTAGGTTCATTACTACCAGTTCTGGAATCTCATTGGTGCTGGGCACAAGCATCCAGACAGTGGAGAAAAATCCACATGATGGGCAGCTCCAAAATCCCACCCCTTTCTTTGAACTTCAGTAGCTTCTTCATCCTTTAGAGATGTCATACCTGTGagattacattttacattagatGACTGCATTTTGCAGTGGGTGACGCATCATTTGCCCATGAAATGGGATGCATAGTCGGTCATTTCTTACCAGTCTGAAACTACATATTTCATTATAAGAGCTGTCAGATCACAGTAAGTGACCTGGCAGTTCAATTTTCATTGGAGTTCAGGCTGTCTGTGTTTGCTGtttgaatttatttatttttgctgtcaGCTACACTCATGTGACATGGTTTCTTGGAAGCCATTGTGGGTTCATTATGCTGACATGTGATTTGATACCCACCAAATATAACCAAATGGATTAATCTCCAAACCCAGTGAAGGCCTTCACTACTCAATTTTGTTATTGTGGTCATAAATGGAACACAATATATGGTGGTGTGGTCATGAACTGATGGAGCTGTAAGGTGTTTGAGAGTTCACACTCCTCCAATTACGAAAGACTCATCTCTGCAGTAGACCACAAGAAGTCAGGTCACGGCAAACCCGAGGAATGTCACTTCCATCTGCAGTTTAAAGAGAGCAAGACGCTGCATCTTCTGGACATGACCCATAACAAACTGATTAGGGTATATGTCTAACGATGAATGTAAGAGTAGGGTCACAATATTATTTCAACCTTGCTAACAGGCATTCTTTAGTGGCTGATGTAAGTGGGGGCATTCAAATCCTCTACATGGTAAATGTATACACTATAGGTTAAAACACGCATCGATTAGAACACCCGAAATTTTTGTATTGGAAACTTTTCAGTTTTATGTCTCACTGCACTCTGAAATGAAAGTACAAATAAGCAAttggagtaaaaaaaaaatcatggaATCAATTTATAGGCCAAAATTCTAAACATCTGACTCCTCACAGTACATCAAAGCAGCCACCTTTGGCAGATATAACAGCTCGTGGCATTCTTTATACGAATCAAATGTTCTTCAGAAAGTCCTTCCAGGTCATGCATTGCTTGGAtggtgtgttttgggtcattatCCTGTTGTAGGATGAAACTCTGACCAAATAGGCACATACCAGAGGACACTGCAGAATGCTGTGACAGCCATTTTGGCTCAGGGTGCCTCTCACTCTGTACAAGTCACCAACCATAGATCCAGTAAAACGGCCCCAGTCCATCACACTTCCTCCTCCATGTTTGACAGGTGATGTCATACACTGTGGAACCGTCCCTTCGTTTACTCGACGGTGTACAAAGATCCTGTGTTTCTGGTAAAcattcctcttttttttttacctcagcACCTTTGTATCATTTTTAGCTATTCATTAGAGCGGAATAATTTGAACAGCAAAAAATGACTGAAAACATTTGGAGCATTCTAAAACTTTTTGACCGGTGGCGTATGTATATTTTGTTTTTGGTTAgggatatatgatatatatttaATGAGTTCCACACCCTGAATCCCAATTTACCTATTTTTAATTCTACTAATGGCAATAAACTAAAAGTAAAGAATGTTTCCTCACAGTATCATTCTGGGAAGTCACCAGTGAAGGTATAATAAAGGAAGTGTTGATGTGCCTGAGGACTTACTACAACTGTGTTCAGAGCATTACATTTGCGTCACTCAGATGGAAACTGCTGAATGAAAATGAATTATATGCAAGATCTATCCATCCTTCTCTCTGGACACATGCAAAGTTGTTTAGCAAGGCTGAAACACTTATTGCGACACTaactatgtttgtgtgtgtaagtctgTATGTGGATCTGATTTGTTTTGATTCTTTTGTGTCCATATAATAAGTAAAATGTCAGAATTTTGTTTACATGGGGACTTTTCTGGAATGTCTGGGGAGTCTGAATGTCTCTGAATGTCTCTAAATGTCACAAAATGAATATGTTGTGCGTGGGTTGCACAGGGGGATATGTAAGCTTGTTTGAACAGTATACCAAGGATTGTTTTCCCTTGTTTAGAGGAATTGAGACTTTTAGAATTGAGATTTTATGATGCTGTTCAGATAAAATACAATATATTCTTCCTCAGATTGAGAAAGCACCTGGTCGATCAGGGAGTCGATCAAGCAACATTTcaaaggtaacacacacacacacacacacacacacacacacacacacacacacacacacacacacacagagagtcaCATGCTTAAACAATCCTATTAACTGTGTTAATACTATTCATGCATTTGAAGGTTAATTCAGTTTGATGAGCTTAATTTTAAGACATTGCACAATTAATCATGTTTTGGCTGACTACTCTCCCAATATTTTGTTTTTCAAAACAAACCTCAGTTTAGCTGAGTAATGTTTAATGTATAAGAAATCTGTTAGCATCTCTTAGTTTGATCTGGCCACTGTCTCATGTGGACAACAATAGAGGAATGATGTAATGGGTAAATATCTCACCCTGCAATTACCTACGTTgtctgttttctgttattgggAGAAGGATGTTAGAATCTCCCTCCCAAACATTGAGCCTAttttttaaggttttgaacattAGATTCGACTAATTCTCTACATCACATGGGATCTACACAGAGTAACCTCTTAAAAGCTGGCTAGTTTCTACTTCACATTTGCCAGCTAACTTTGGCTGGTTTACCCAATGCAGATCACATCATGTATCCTTTAAGTCCAGACTATGGAGTTTTACAGCATAGTGCATGATCTTCACACACAGTTCACAGATAACAACATAATAAAGAGCATAGAGTGCATGACCGGTgtcattgttgtttttttttctgtgaatCAGGTCAATAGTAACTAATATCAATAGTATTCTATGTCTGAACATCTGTGTTGTCTTCAGGCGAGCAGCTCCACTCAGGTGCTCACACTAAACGGTGCCTCTCGGACATCAGTCACTCTCTCTAATCAGGACATCTGCAGGTGGGTGGGGCTACAGCCGTTGCCCACAGTTGCCCATGGCACCTCTCTATCAGTGTCCTCTTCATCTACAggcatctgagagagagagagagagagagagagagagagagagagagagagagagagaaataaaccaATTATCAGACCAGTTTCATTACAAAGCCCATACAGTTTAACTGTCATattcacattttatttatatatttattacatGCTATGATTTTTTGGATCGTTCATTCTCTCCACTGTCATTTcatgctgtgtttttgtgtttgtgttttctgttgCCCATTTTGTGTATGTACGTGGGTTTGTGtggtctgtgtttctgtgttcagTCCTGGTGTTCTGGTAATGTTTGGGAAGGATATCTCAGATCAGACCACGCCCAGCATGCCTGTAAGCCACGCCTCCAACCCCACCCCCGCCGCTAAGCGGCAGGTGAAGCGGCGTCATCGGCGGCCGCGGGTCAGCGGCAGCAGAGGTGGGGTAGTTAGGGGGGTAGTTAGGGGTGAGGGTAGGTGCACGGAGCAGTTGAAGGGCCCACGCACCCACGCCCTCACGTCCTCCAACTCGTCGTCCGAAGACGAGCAGAGGTGGAGGCATGACCGCTCCTGGAGTCGGGAGAAAGCCCGCCgaagacacacacgcacgcagggtGGAGCCGAGACCCCGCCCATCGGCTCGGACAGGGACCAGACAGAGGAATGGGTCCCGCAAGTGGGAGGGGTCGACCTCAAGTGGGAGGAGCAAGAAAGCATGGTGTCCGCTCAGAGAGGAAAGAGTGGGTGTGGCAGTGGGtggggcagtgaggaggagccAATGACAAGGTCACATGAGGAGCAAGCGTTGGGGGACGACAACATGGCTGTTCTGACAGCTCAAAGGTACACAAGTACGTCCAATCAAAACGGCACCAATCAACAAgcatgctgtgatgatgaccaGGAGTTGTGcaggtgagacagagagagagagagagagagagagagagagagagagagagagagagagagagagagagagagagagagagagagagagaaagagagagaaagaaagagagagagagtgttggaTGGGTGGATAGAGTAAAAAAACAGGGAGAGAATACTTTTGTCCCGGTCTGTtaaagtgtctgtgtgtgtgtgcgtgtgtgtgtgtgtgtgcgtgtgtgtgtgtgtgtgtgtgtaggatctgCCACTGTGAGGGCGATGAGGAGTGTGCTCTCATCACTCCGTGCAGGTGCACAGGGAGTCTACGCTTTGTGCACCAGAGCTGCTTGAACCAGTGGATCAAGAGCTCGGACACGCGCTGCTGTGAGCTCTGCAAGTACGAGTTCATCATGGAGGCACACCTCAAGCCCCTGCGCaaggtatcacacacacacacacacacacacacacacacacacacacacacacacacacacacacacacacaagaagacATCCTATATACACTCCTGATCAAAATCTTAGGACCAGCTAAAAAATTGGAAGAATTTGCATTGTGCACCACTGGATCATAATAAGGTTGTACGTAGAGCTTCATTCAATGCTAAAAGAAGAAATGGGACCAAGAGACAAAAGATTTTGAGCAGCCAATTTCTTGTAGACTGCATTTACACTCAAACATGTGTTTTTCAGCTGATCAAAAGTTTAAGACCACAGCCTTTAAAAGCCAAAATCTGCCAAAGATTTTAAATCCATGTCATTTTTTGTCAAGTATTCCTACTGTCAGGACCTCCTGATGGCAAAAGCTGCCTAAGCAAGGCCTCTCACAACGTGTCATTGCTGCTAAGGTTGGACGCAGTAAAACTGTAattttgcattttttaaaagatCCTGAGGGATATGGAACGAAAAAGTCAAGTGGTAGACCCAACAAATTTCACCAGCACAGAGCCGCAGGATCCGACTGTGCATAAAGACACGGGATGATCCTCGACACAGATCAAGGCCATTACTGGTACTGACTGCAGCCCAATAACCATCAGACGGCATCTGCGAGAGATGGGCTTCAGAAACAAAAAACGTCTTCAAAGGCCACATCTCATTCAACGCCACAAAACTGCCCGTTTGGACTTTGCAAGGGAGCACCAAACATGGGACACTGAAAGGTGGAAGAAAGTTTTATTCTCTGATGAGAAAAAATGTAACCTTGATGGTCCTGATGGCTTCCAATGATACTGGAATGACAAGGAGATCCCACCTGAGATGTTTTCTACATGGCACAGTGGAGGGGGTACCACCATAATTTGGGGAGCTTTTTCCTTCAATGGAACAATGAAGCTTCAGGTTGTACAGGGGC containing:
- the marchf1 gene encoding uncharacterized protein marchf1 isoform X1 — its product is MPVHQISVVPAMKENANDGRASGRARDKSKQNEIEKAPGRSGSRSSNISKASSSTQVLTLNGASRTSVTLSNQDICSPGVLVMFGKDISDQTTPSMPVSHASNPTPAAKRQVKRRHRRPRVSGSRGGVVRGVVRGEGRCTEQLKGPRTHALTSSNSSSEDEQRWRHDRSWSREKARRRHTRTQGGAETPPIGSDRDQTEEWVPQVGGVDLKWEEQESMVSAQRGKSGCGSGWGSEEEPMTRSHEEQALGDDNMAVLTAQRYTSTSNQNGTNQQACCDDDQELCRICHCEGDEECALITPCRCTGSLRFVHQSCLNQWIKSSDTRCCELCKYEFIMEAHLKPLRKWEKLQMSPSERRKIFGSVTFHLVAVACVIWSVYILINRTAEEIRQGKNNGVLEWPFWTKLTVVALSFAGGLIFMYIQCKVYMQLWRRLKAFNRVIFVQNCPDSVCHMGEKATPPHPPSGDGIHEPSVFPAPQTQTDASCPAPPENAEVETV